A genome region from Trachemys scripta elegans isolate TJP31775 chromosome 2, CAS_Tse_1.0, whole genome shotgun sequence includes the following:
- the LOC117873706 gene encoding cytochrome c oxidase subunit 6C-2, whose amino-acid sequence MCCACAAAAPQSVTGSSQCGRTLVLCGGEIITMSSTLLPKPQMRGLLAKRLRFHIVGAMIVSLGCAVLYKYGVAEPRKRAYADFYKDYDSMKDFEAMREAGVFESVQPKNS is encoded by the exons ATGTGTTGCGCATGCGCGGCTGCAGCCCCGCAGTCGGTGACCGGCTCTAGTCAGTGCGGAAGGACCTTGGTACTTTGCGGAG GAGAAATCATCACCATGTCATCTACTCTGTTGCCCAAACCACAGATGAGGGGCCTCCTGGCCAAACGTCTGAGATTCCATATTGTAGGGGCAATGATTGTATCCCTGGGATGTGCAGTTTTGTACAAG TATGGCGTGGCTGAGCCCAGGAAACGAGCATATGCAGACTTCTATAAAGACTATGATTCCATGAAGGACTTTGAGGCCATGAGGGAAGCTGGTGTGTTTGAAAGCGTACAACCCAAAAACTCATGA